The Thomasclavelia ramosa DSM 1402 genome includes a region encoding these proteins:
- the efp gene encoding elongation factor P, with amino-acid sequence MISVGDLRPGITFEYEGNLYVVLDYSHNKTARAAANIKVKMKNMRSGATTEITFGGNDKVKKAHIDKRKMQYLYNSGDALVFMDNETYEQIEIPAGNLEWEMNFLKESDEVEVTSYEGEVLGVSLPINVPFTITETEPAVKGDTATGATKNAIIETGFQIKVPLFISEGEVVIVNTVDGKYQGRA; translated from the coding sequence ATGATTAGTGTTGGAGATTTAAGACCAGGAATTACTTTTGAATATGAAGGTAACTTATATGTAGTGCTTGATTATTCTCATAATAAAACAGCTCGTGCGGCTGCAAATATCAAAGTTAAAATGAAAAATATGCGTTCTGGAGCAACTACTGAAATTACTTTTGGTGGAAATGATAAAGTAAAAAAAGCACATATCGATAAACGTAAAATGCAATATTTATATAATTCAGGAGATGCTTTAGTTTTCATGGATAATGAAACTTACGAACAAATCGAAATTCCTGCTGGAAACTTAGAATGGGAAATGAATTTCTTAAAAGAAAGTGATGAAGTTGAAGTAACTAGTTATGAAGGAGAAGTATTAGGGGTATCTTTACCAATTAATGTACCTTTCACTATTACAGAAACTGAACCAGCAGTAAAAGGTGATACAGCTACTGGGGCAACAAAAAATGCAATTATCGAAACTGGATTTCAAATTAAAGTACCTTTATTTATTTCTGAAGGTGAAGTTGTCATTGTTAATACGGTTGATGGAAAATATCAAGGAAGAGCTTAA
- a CDS encoding alpha/beta hydrolase, which yields MNKKNLLLSVALSGTMLMSNGITALTAQNAVYSPGVTVEKNTNPDWDADYTATFVYEDKDARDAERVTVSGNFQFYSLNDPVVKNYEKTADPTGAKVYSAYDYDKDNAMFNVSSGQNNDTPIYELEETGDERFEITLPLPGNQYFYDYTVEYSDGSKVTIQDPVNPSKKNSLTDHDSGHSVFYVGNSENTTAGQEYIYPRADGQTGKYEFIEYKDAHNTDEETQSLGVYLPYNYDPSKTYKTIYVSHGGGGNEAEWMEIGSLPNIMDNILAEKEAAESVVVTMDNSHFGWDYDLIAKNFKENIIPLIEERYSVSTKVEDRALCGLSMGALTTGTIMFSYTDMFGAYGNFSGTADPLICKDWELLKTKTVYLTGGNLDMAIQATQESGDSAFNRGKTVRAHEYLEELGVEHFYDLKYGSHDWGVWRDAFTTFVKDILWGYEYPGESTYQAGVTVEENINPAYDGDYITTFVYEDQDIKDAVKVTVSGNLQFYSKDDEAVKNYTQTLDFSQAKVYNAYEYKDGMFNTGYGLNNDTAIYELTETKDERFEITLPLPGNLYYYDYTVTYADGTTVTIQDPANPSLKNDYNNHDAGHSLVYVGSSKNTIDGQEYVYARDDNQKGTYSFVNYDAIDGTKQPLGIYLPYNYDATKSYKTIYVSHGGGGNEVEWMTIGAVPNIMNNLLADKEVAEAIVVTMDNTYFGWDYDQIKNNLMNHIIPFIEANYSVSTISNDRAFCGLSMGGLTTTSIYTTLADKFGYLGIWSATDPNTDISAIKNADKPTLLLAAGIVDYGKVGFTGNKDFAGLLANLDEAGIKYDYIETYGAHDWGTWRSLFTTFVKDYLWDIKEVKDEPTVNPGDTTKPVVSVKTGDNVDINGLLLISGLSLLGISIQYYCKAHRGH from the coding sequence ATGAATAAAAAGAATTTGTTATTGTCAGTGGCATTATCAGGAACTATGCTAATGTCCAATGGTATTACCGCATTAACGGCTCAAAATGCTGTATATAGTCCGGGCGTAACGGTAGAGAAAAATACTAATCCAGACTGGGATGCCGATTATACCGCAACCTTTGTTTATGAAGACAAAGATGCACGTGACGCAGAAAGAGTAACAGTTTCAGGTAATTTTCAGTTTTACTCATTAAATGATCCGGTTGTTAAAAATTATGAAAAAACAGCTGATCCTACCGGAGCCAAGGTTTACAGTGCTTATGACTATGATAAGGATAACGCAATGTTCAATGTAAGTAGCGGACAAAATAACGATACACCCATTTATGAACTGGAGGAAACAGGAGACGAAAGATTCGAGATTACACTGCCGTTACCGGGCAATCAGTATTTTTATGATTATACAGTAGAGTATAGTGACGGTTCAAAAGTTACGATTCAGGATCCGGTAAATCCATCAAAGAAAAACAGCTTAACTGATCATGATTCGGGACACAGTGTTTTCTATGTTGGAAACAGTGAAAATACAACAGCAGGACAGGAGTATATTTATCCAAGAGCTGACGGTCAAACAGGGAAATATGAATTTATTGAATACAAGGATGCACATAACACAGATGAAGAAACACAGTCATTAGGTGTTTATCTACCATACAACTATGATCCTTCAAAAACATATAAAACGATTTATGTATCACATGGCGGTGGCGGAAATGAAGCCGAATGGATGGAAATTGGTTCATTGCCAAATATTATGGATAATATCCTTGCGGAAAAAGAAGCAGCAGAAAGTGTTGTTGTAACAATGGATAACAGTCACTTTGGATGGGATTATGATTTAATTGCGAAAAATTTCAAAGAAAATATCATTCCGCTGATTGAAGAGAGATACAGCGTATCTACGAAAGTGGAGGACAGAGCGCTGTGTGGTCTATCAATGGGAGCATTGACAACAGGGACAATCATGTTCAGTTATACAGACATGTTTGGAGCGTATGGAAATTTTTCAGGGACAGCAGATCCACTGATTTGTAAAGACTGGGAGTTATTAAAAACAAAGACAGTATATCTAACTGGCGGGAATCTAGATATGGCTATTCAGGCGACGCAGGAATCTGGAGATTCAGCATTTAACAGAGGGAAGACAGTAAGAGCACATGAATATTTAGAAGAGCTGGGAGTAGAGCATTTTTATGATTTAAAATACGGTTCACATGACTGGGGCGTATGGAGAGATGCATTTACAACATTTGTTAAAGATATTTTATGGGGTTATGAATATCCTGGAGAATCTACTTATCAAGCCGGTGTGACAGTAGAAGAAAACATTAATCCAGCATATGATGGTGATTATATAACAACTTTTGTATACGAAGATCAAGATATCAAGGATGCGGTCAAGGTAACTGTTTCAGGAAATTTACAATTCTATTCTAAAGATGATGAAGCGGTTAAAAACTATACTCAGACTTTAGATTTTTCACAAGCAAAAGTATATAATGCTTACGAGTATAAAGATGGAATGTTTAATACTGGCTATGGGTTAAATAATGATACTGCCATTTATGAATTGACAGAGACAAAAGATGAACGTTTTGAAATTACTTTACCATTACCAGGGAATCTTTACTACTATGACTATACAGTTACTTATGCTGACGGCACTACAGTAACAATTCAAGATCCAGCAAATCCGTCACTAAAAAATGACTACAATAATCATGATGCTGGCCACAGTTTGGTGTATGTTGGTTCTTCAAAGAATACTATTGATGGACAAGAATATGTTTATGCTAGAGATGATAATCAAAAAGGAACATATTCATTCGTAAATTATGATGCGATTGATGGAACAAAACAACCATTAGGTATATATCTACCATATAACTATGATGCTACTAAAAGCTATAAAACTATTTATGTATCACACGGTGGCGGTGGTAATGAAGTTGAATGGATGACAATTGGTGCGGTTCCAAATATAATGAATAATTTATTAGCTGATAAAGAAGTAGCTGAAGCAATTGTTGTAACAATGGATAATACATATTTTGGTTGGGACTACGATCAAATTAAAAATAACTTAATGAATCATATTATTCCATTTATTGAAGCTAACTATAGTGTTTCAACTATCAGCAATGATCGTGCATTCTGTGGATTATCTATGGGTGGTCTTACAACAACGTCTATTTATACGACCTTAGCAGATAAATTTGGATATTTAGGAATTTGGTCAGCAACTGATCCAAATACTGATATATCAGCAATAAAAAATGCGGACAAACCAACATTATTATTAGCAGCTGGTATTGTTGATTATGGTAAAGTTGGATTTACAGGAAATAAAGATTTTGCAGGATTATTAGCAAATCTAGATGAAGCAGGCATTAAATATGATTATATTGAAACTTATGGTGCTCATGACTGGGGAACATGGCGTAGTCTGTTTACAACATTTGTAAAAGACTATTTATGGGATATTAAAGAAGTAAAGGATGAGCCAACAGTAAATCCTGGAGATACGACAAAACCGGTTGTAAGTGTAAAAACTGGTGATAATGTTGATATAAATGGACTGTTACTCATTTCTGGACTATCATTATTAGGTATTTCTATTCAATACTATTGTAAGGCTCATAGAGGACATTAA
- a CDS encoding ATPase, T2SS/T4P/T4SS family, with protein sequence MDELFEKILNHAINYKTSDIHILMKQKCSISFRQHGDLVLYDTFESHIGLKLFNYIRFKSNIDINYRLRPQTGHLNYIYQNQIYYLRISSLPGRELDSIVIRILNNHQQIALDKLTIFKETTVFLKHITTLEAGLFIVSGATGSGKSTTLYTLLDSINATQQRNIVTLEDPVEIKKEYCLQIQINEKLGITYNNSLKQILRHDPDVIMIGEIRDEQTARLAVTCALTGHLVLTTIHSSNCLTTIRRLLNLGLLKIDIEDVLIGIICQKMLYHKYTHQPLILPEYLNRQKILTFFNNEPVKYQTFEMNAKYLLKNNLVDYTQVAGIIYE encoded by the coding sequence ATGGATGAACTATTTGAAAAAATCTTAAATCATGCAATTAATTATAAGACATCAGATATTCATATTTTAATGAAGCAAAAATGTTCTATTTCTTTTCGGCAACATGGTGATTTGGTATTATATGATACATTTGAAAGTCATATCGGATTAAAATTATTTAATTATATTCGTTTCAAGTCAAATATAGATATTAATTATCGTTTACGACCACAAACGGGTCATTTAAATTATATTTATCAAAATCAAATTTACTATTTACGAATATCTAGTTTACCTGGTAGAGAATTAGATAGTATTGTAATTAGAATTTTAAACAATCATCAACAAATTGCCCTTGATAAATTGACTATTTTTAAAGAAACAACTGTTTTTTTAAAACATATCACGACTTTAGAAGCCGGACTATTTATTGTAAGTGGAGCAACTGGTTCAGGAAAGTCAACCACACTATATACCCTACTAGATTCAATTAACGCTACTCAACAAAGAAATATTGTCACTCTTGAAGATCCAGTCGAAATAAAAAAGGAGTATTGCTTGCAAATTCAAATAAACGAAAAACTAGGAATTACATATAATAACTCTTTAAAACAAATCTTACGCCATGATCCTGATGTAATAATGATAGGTGAAATACGCGATGAGCAAACTGCTCGTCTAGCTGTTACATGTGCATTAACAGGCCATTTAGTATTAACAACAATCCATTCGTCAAATTGCCTTACAACAATCAGACGTCTTTTAAACTTAGGACTTTTAAAAATTGATATAGAGGATGTTTTAATTGGCATAATATGCCAAAAAATGCTCTATCACAAGTATACACATCAGCCCTTAATTTTACCAGAATATTTAAATCGTCAAAAAATTTTAACTTTTTTCAATAATGAACCTGTTAAGTATCAAACATTTGAAATGAATGCAAAATATTTATTAAAAAATAATTTAGTTGATTATACACAGGTTGCAGGAATTATTTATGAATGA
- a CDS encoding peptidoglycan D,D-transpeptidase FtsI family protein — protein MAFNFRNKIPKVRFYGASEQEREQKNLQDNIVSRRLIGLLCFVIAVTSVMAIRLGIIQFKQADELAVKLEQYGTTTYTSDAPRGEIVDREYVKLVENTSVICATYYAPKKIDNDVLKESAAFLAKNINIDVNDKKIISDRAKKDYFILAFKDVADGLISDKEKEEIKAQENADKRLYSLKLERITDELISQYMDEATLKYTHFLYLMQNCTSGSSILAEGLTDEEASIIGENADILPGVTVTTDWARQYSNSTEFASVLGKVTTKKQGLPVELKNELLALGYQNDSRVGTSGLEEQYEDILRGNDSTYTLNYDSSGNPIITSTKAGTAGSNIRISIDWELQQLANQKIEEELKACNSSNKYFNKMFFILMDPYTGEIIVMAGKTIDKATGEVSDYASGNYLDANKIGSTIKGGSIYTGFKEGVIGPNTYFVDEPIKIKGTKAKKSWKSFGTINEVDALAYSSNVYMFRIAMLLGGANYVYDGPLKINEEAFDTLRNDLGELGLGVKTGLDVSNEALGYRGKQRTGGLLLDAMIGQYDTYTNIQLAQYACTLANGGKRIQPHLLLDSYTTDEDGEIQVNYEANTNVLDDVSNQATAFSQIKQGMRACVTRTEGTAHSWNSKPYVTYAKTGTAEDYTTDDGKTGTTDYPNHLQIGYVQTTEDSRPEVAFACMSYRQTTATSGSSSAPIVAQAVIDRYWEKYHSTN, from the coding sequence ATGGCATTTAATTTTCGAAATAAAATACCTAAGGTACGTTTTTATGGGGCGTCAGAACAAGAACGTGAACAAAAAAATTTACAAGATAACATTGTTAGTCGGCGATTAATCGGACTACTTTGTTTTGTTATTGCTGTTACTTCCGTAATGGCAATACGTTTAGGAATTATACAATTTAAACAGGCTGATGAATTGGCAGTAAAGCTGGAACAATATGGTACTACTACATATACGAGTGATGCTCCTAGAGGAGAAATTGTTGACCGTGAATATGTAAAATTAGTGGAAAATACAAGTGTAATTTGTGCAACATATTATGCACCTAAAAAAATTGATAATGATGTTTTAAAAGAATCAGCTGCTTTTTTAGCAAAAAATATCAATATTGATGTAAATGATAAAAAAATCATTTCTGATCGAGCAAAAAAGGATTATTTTATTTTAGCTTTTAAAGATGTTGCTGACGGATTGATTAGCGATAAAGAAAAAGAAGAAATCAAAGCTCAAGAAAATGCAGACAAAAGATTATATAGTCTTAAATTAGAGAGAATTACTGATGAATTAATTAGTCAATATATGGATGAAGCAACATTAAAATATACTCACTTTTTATACTTGATGCAAAATTGTACGAGTGGTTCGTCAATTTTGGCTGAAGGTTTAACTGATGAGGAGGCTAGTATTATTGGTGAAAATGCAGATATCTTACCCGGGGTGACAGTTACAACAGATTGGGCACGTCAATATTCAAATTCAACAGAGTTTGCTTCAGTTTTAGGCAAAGTGACGACTAAAAAACAAGGGTTACCTGTAGAATTAAAAAATGAATTATTAGCATTGGGATACCAAAATGATTCTAGAGTAGGAACTTCGGGCTTAGAGGAGCAGTATGAAGATATTTTACGAGGGAATGACAGTACCTATACCTTAAATTATGATAGCTCAGGAAACCCAATAATAACAAGTACTAAAGCAGGAACTGCAGGTTCAAATATTCGTATTTCAATTGATTGGGAACTTCAACAATTGGCTAATCAAAAAATCGAAGAGGAATTAAAAGCTTGTAATAGCAGTAATAAATATTTTAATAAAATGTTTTTTATTCTAATGGATCCATATACGGGTGAAATTATTGTAATGGCCGGCAAAACAATCGATAAAGCAACTGGTGAAGTTAGTGATTATGCTTCAGGGAATTACCTAGATGCAAATAAAATCGGTTCAACAATTAAGGGAGGTTCAATTTATACTGGTTTCAAAGAAGGAGTAATTGGACCAAACACTTATTTTGTTGATGAGCCAATCAAAATTAAAGGAACAAAAGCTAAAAAGTCTTGGAAATCTTTTGGAACTATTAATGAAGTTGATGCTCTGGCTTATTCATCAAATGTTTATATGTTTAGGATAGCAATGCTTTTAGGTGGGGCAAATTATGTTTATGATGGGCCGTTGAAAATAAATGAAGAAGCTTTTGATACTTTAAGAAATGATTTAGGTGAGTTAGGGTTAGGAGTTAAAACAGGATTAGATGTTTCAAATGAAGCATTAGGATATCGAGGAAAACAACGTACAGGTGGGTTGTTATTAGATGCAATGATTGGTCAGTATGATACTTACACAAATATTCAATTAGCACAATACGCATGTACATTGGCTAATGGCGGGAAAAGAATCCAGCCCCACTTACTTTTAGACTCATATACTACTGATGAGGATGGAGAAATACAAGTTAATTATGAGGCAAATACAAATGTATTAGATGATGTTAGTAATCAAGCGACGGCGTTTAGCCAAATTAAACAAGGAATGAGAGCTTGTGTTACCCGAACTGAAGGAACTGCACATTCTTGGAATTCAAAACCATATGTAACTTATGCTAAAACCGGAACAGCAGAAGATTATACAACTGATGATGGTAAGACTGGAACAACCGATTATCCTAATCATTTACAAATAGGTTATGTGCAAACAACGGAGGATTCTAGACCAGAAGTTGCTTTTGCTTGTATGAGTTATCGACAAACTACTGCAACAAGTGGATCTAGTTCTGCTCCGATCGTTGCTCAAGCAGTAATTGATCGTTACTGGGAGAAGTATCACTCAACAAATTAA
- a CDS encoding MBL fold metallo-hydrolase, with protein MKIKTLLLGNMQTNGYVVSDENHHCLIIDPGANGKKVVHYLTENELVPEAVLLTHGHFDHIGAVDYLYEHYHCPIYLHQDDLEMLDNPQLNLSVYENPFTVKAPVQSSHEEMKFGDFDVQWLHLPGHCPGSSMIYLKDENIIFSGDVLFKGSIGRFDFPNSSKYETIESINKIKEYDFDAVIYPGHGPNSTLSEERLNNPYLKKS; from the coding sequence ATGAAAATAAAAACATTACTGCTAGGTAATATGCAAACTAATGGCTATGTGGTAAGTGATGAGAATCATCATTGCTTAATCATTGATCCTGGAGCTAATGGTAAGAAAGTTGTGCATTATTTGACGGAAAATGAACTAGTTCCAGAAGCTGTTTTATTAACTCATGGACATTTCGATCATATTGGTGCGGTTGACTATTTATACGAACATTACCACTGTCCTATCTATCTTCATCAAGACGATTTAGAAATGCTAGATAATCCTCAGTTAAATTTATCAGTGTATGAAAATCCTTTTACTGTTAAAGCACCAGTTCAGTCAAGCCATGAGGAGATGAAGTTTGGGGATTTTGATGTACAATGGCTACATTTACCAGGACATTGTCCAGGATCGTCAATGATTTATTTAAAAGATGAAAATATAATTTTTTCTGGAGATGTATTGTTTAAAGGGTCAATTGGACGCTTTGATTTTCCAAATTCATCAAAGTATGAAACAATCGAAAGCATAAATAAAATAAAGGAATATGATTTTGATGCTGTTATTTATCCTGGTCATGGACCAAACTCTACGTTAAGTGAAGAACGCCTAAATAATCCATATTTAAAAAAGTCGTAA
- a CDS encoding MerR family transcriptional regulator, producing the protein MCNKRKENECYEDHEVEEWFHITKKALIYYEKVGLIKPDRDDNDYRNYSQSDADSVKLIVFLRSMKISLEEIKKSIYQCIADWEKDGRYNHVAFVVASGSKISSGYDDVTIAQHTSNCCARVTSFVTGLGNTSAV; encoded by the coding sequence ATATGTAATAAGCGCAAGGAGAATGAATGCTATGAAGACCATGAAGTTGAAGAGTGGTTTCATATTACCAAGAAAGCACTCATATATTATGAAAAAGTTGGTTTAATAAAACCAGATAGAGATGATAATGACTACCGAAATTATAGTCAAAGCGATGCTGATAGTGTGAAACTTATTGTATTTTTAAGATCAATGAAAATATCACTAGAAGAAATAAAAAAATCAATATATCAATGTATAGCAGATTGGGAAAAAGATGGACGATACAATCATGTCGCTTTTGTAGTCGCATCTGGAAGTAAAATATCTAGCGGGTATGATGATGTAACAATTGCACAACATACAAGTAACTGTTGTGCTAGAGTAACCTCTTTCGTAACCGGATTGGGAAATACCTCTGCAGTATAA
- the rpmG gene encoding 50S ribosomal protein L33, translating to MRENIIYKCTECGEENYINTKNKRNHPDRMEINKYCPRCNKKTVHKEKK from the coding sequence ATGAGAGAAAATATCATTTATAAATGTACTGAATGTGGTGAAGAAAACTATATCAACACAAAAAATAAAAGAAATCATCCAGATAGAATGGAAATCAACAAATACTGTCCAAGATGTAATAAAAAAACTGTACATAAAGAAAAGAAATAA
- the comGC gene encoding competence type IV pilus major pilin ComGC — protein MKRNNGFTLIEMIFCISVILVILLLVIPNVTSKNRVVKEKSCDAQIEVVNSQIVLYEIENGELPTSISDLTSGEHPYLTEKQATCPSGLRISISDGQAYVR, from the coding sequence ATGAAAAGGAATAATGGCTTTACATTGATTGAGATGATTTTTTGTATTTCAGTAATTTTAGTTATTTTGTTACTTGTTATTCCTAATGTAACTAGTAAGAATCGGGTTGTTAAAGAAAAGAGTTGTGATGCGCAAATAGAAGTAGTTAATTCACAAATAGTTTTATACGAAATTGAAAACGGAGAACTTCCAACAAGTATTAGTGATTTGACTTCTGGAGAACATCCATATTTGACAGAAAAGCAGGCAACATGTCCAAGCGGACTTAGGATTTCAATCAGTGATGGACAAGCATATGTACGATGA
- the comGD gene encoding competence type IV pilus minor pilin ComGD — protein sequence MDKHMYDDSGFTLIEVVFTISIILILSTITLHFVINSKPVISLQQQCQQVISLLEEGKSRAMINHEQINIVIQTKQISYNGQKDQRTLTINDNYYIDDYYEFHFNHNGNISSGGHLKICSSNGCKSIILNVGSGAFYVK from the coding sequence ATGGACAAGCATATGTACGATGATAGCGGATTCACTCTGATTGAAGTTGTCTTTACAATTAGTATAATCTTAATTTTAAGTACAATTACACTTCATTTTGTAATTAATTCAAAACCAGTAATTTCTTTACAGCAGCAATGTCAACAGGTAATTTCATTGTTAGAAGAAGGAAAAAGTAGAGCTATGATCAACCACGAGCAAATAAATATAGTTATTCAAACAAAACAAATTAGTTATAATGGACAAAAGGATCAACGAACTCTTACGATTAACGACAACTATTATATTGACGATTATTATGAGTTTCACTTTAATCATAATGGAAATATCAGTTCGGGTGGTCATCTAAAGATTTGTAGTTCAAATGGATGTAAAAGTATAATTTTAAATGTTGGAAGTGGAGCATTTTATGTTAAATAA
- a CDS encoding competence type IV pilus minor pilin ComGF: MADKWFERISQRGFTLIEVLFSLSICLLIILNSVPILRIVTAKDKLSFNLSSYALGVKQISSILHTAKDIEINDDLTYTNANNEIFTISLNHHRIVKEPGFDIIIHNVDELNFYQKNKNIYMKIIVDNKEHVYLIATDYQISENEKDEVETVL; encoded by the coding sequence GTGGCAGACAAGTGGTTTGAGCGAATCAGTCAACGAGGTTTTACATTGATTGAAGTTCTTTTTTCTTTATCAATATGTTTATTAATTATTTTAAACAGTGTCCCCATTTTAAGAATAGTTACTGCAAAAGATAAATTATCCTTTAATCTTTCTAGTTATGCTCTTGGAGTTAAACAAATTTCATCAATTTTGCATACGGCTAAGGATATTGAAATCAATGATGATTTAACTTACACAAATGCAAATAACGAAATCTTTACTATTTCACTAAATCATCATAGGATAGTAAAAGAGCCAGGTTTTGATATCATTATACACAATGTTGATGAATTAAATTTTTATCAAAAAAATAAGAATATTTATATGAAAATAATAGTCGATAATAAAGAACATGTTTATCTTATTGCTACTGATTATCAAATAAGTGAGAATGAAAAAGATGAAGTTGAAACAGTATTGTAA
- a CDS encoding type II secretion system F family protein, translated as MNDDLQLLENIANFLKQGYLIKDVLNLCLIIHQTEKIKLIEQNLVAGKAFDEVIIEIDFDNTFIEYFKFFRFKNNISTAIEHSLKICRKKEQIFTQLKKELTYPVLLIIFLMFFSLFIVYGLLPSIMQLFVEFNISPSIITRIIFKLFEIIPIIVIFIILSFTVFFTISIYAIKRKYFKLIDLLIEKIVLIRRLIQKYYSLKFALYYNELLINGYDSTDIIVMLYEQIDDSDIKMIIYEIYRQVLEGEALEDIINDFEYFEPLFIAYFKLLIHDNQKDKSLDNYLRVSIDTLHMQVTRLIKLFVPIIYCFVAGFVILVYVAIVIPMMNVVSNL; from the coding sequence ATGAATGATGATTTACAATTATTAGAAAATATCGCTAACTTTTTAAAACAAGGTTATTTAATCAAAGATGTTTTAAATTTATGTCTGATAATCCATCAAACTGAAAAAATAAAGCTGATTGAACAAAATTTGGTTGCTGGTAAAGCATTTGATGAGGTTATTATAGAAATTGATTTTGACAATACATTTATTGAATACTTTAAATTTTTTCGATTTAAAAATAATATTTCAACTGCAATTGAGCATAGCTTAAAAATATGCAGAAAAAAGGAACAAATATTTACACAGCTAAAAAAAGAATTAACGTATCCAGTTTTACTCATTATTTTTTTAATGTTTTTTTCATTGTTTATTGTATATGGATTATTACCATCAATCATGCAATTGTTTGTCGAATTTAATATTAGTCCAAGTATTATAACTAGAATTATATTTAAGCTTTTTGAAATTATTCCAATTATAGTAATTTTCATTATACTTAGTTTTACAGTATTTTTCACAATAAGTATTTATGCTATTAAAAGAAAATATTTTAAACTTATTGATTTGTTAATTGAAAAAATAGTTTTAATAAGAAGGTTAATCCAAAAATACTATTCACTAAAATTTGCTCTGTATTATAATGAATTACTGATCAATGGCTATGATTCAACTGATATTATTGTCATGCTTTATGAGCAAATAGATGATAGTGATATTAAAATGATAATTTACGAAATTTATCGACAAGTTTTAGAAGGAGAAGCTTTAGAGGATATAATAAATGATTTTGAATATTTTGAACCATTATTTATAGCATATTTTAAATTATTAATTCATGATAATCAAAAAGATAAATCACTCGATAATTATTTAAGGGTATCTATTGATACTTTGCATATGCAGGTAACGAGATTGATTAAACTCTTTGTACCAATAATATATTGTTTTGTGGCTGGTTTTGTAATTTTAGTTTATGTTGCAATTGTTATTCCGATGATGAATGTAGTCAGTAATTTATAG
- a CDS encoding DDE-type integrase/transposase/recombinase, with product MNGTCKNLLLDKRENKYIRKTYFNRNLKTTSVNQKWTTDVSDFKTAMSKLYLSPILDMHSRKIVGYDISTTPSLFQTYRMLDMAFSKFFHSNQGWQYQHFSY from the coding sequence ATGAATGGAACTTGTAAGAACTTACTTCTTGATAAACGAGAGAATAAGTATATTAGAAAAACATATTTTAATAGAAACCTTAAAACTACATCGGTTAATCAAAAATGGACAACTGATGTTTCTGATTTTAAAACAGCTATGAGTAAATTATATTTATCTCCAATTTTAGATATGCATAGTAGAAAAATCGTAGGATACGATATATCAACTACACCAAGTCTATTTCAAACATACCGAATGTTAGATATGGCTTTCTCTAAATTTTTCCATAGTAATCAAGGATGGCAGTACCAACATTTCTCATATTAA
- a CDS encoding IS3 family transposase: MEKMKNEMFYGFEDTFKSLEELKQDIIDYIEYHNNSIITVKRKGLTPIQIRNQALQLI; encoded by the coding sequence TTGGAAAAAATGAAGAATGAAATGTTTTATGGATTTGAAGATACATTCAAATCATTAGAAGAGTTAAAACAAGATATTATAGATTATATCGAATACCATAATAATTCTATAATTACAGTAAAAAGAAAAGGCTTAACCCCTATACAAATTAGGAATCAAGCCTTACAATTAATTTAA